In Rhodospirillales bacterium, a genomic segment contains:
- a CDS encoding aspartate/glutamate racemase family protein: MVMVAGSQRTTAWTRYDPELGVQPGAPVRTGLVVIATDHTSERDLRRILPPAMDIVVSRVPCRTVTTVETLGEMATDLTRAADLLLPGSVLNAIAFACTTGAIVIGETEVARRIRLARPGIAVTTPIEAAMAACRALGIKRLSLVLPYVLAVNRRVVSRLEAEGLDVVSVVSFEQESDLDMARVTPAAIIDAGIAADRPSADGVFVSCTALRAAEAAEQLETRIGKAVITSNQALAWHLLRLTGIATSVAGYGALLRNH, encoded by the coding sequence ATGGTCATGGTTGCCGGCAGCCAGCGCACCACGGCGTGGACCCGATATGATCCCGAACTTGGTGTCCAACCGGGGGCGCCGGTACGCACAGGCCTCGTGGTCATTGCCACCGACCACACCAGCGAGCGGGACCTGCGCCGCATATTGCCGCCGGCCATGGACATCGTGGTCAGCAGGGTGCCCTGCCGCACCGTCACAACGGTCGAGACACTGGGCGAGATGGCCACTGATCTGACCCGCGCCGCGGATCTGCTGCTGCCGGGGAGTGTCCTCAACGCCATCGCGTTTGCCTGCACCACCGGCGCCATCGTCATCGGGGAGACGGAGGTGGCGCGGCGCATCCGCCTGGCCCGCCCCGGCATCGCGGTGACGACACCGATTGAGGCTGCCATGGCGGCCTGCCGGGCGCTCGGGATCAAGCGGCTGAGCCTAGTGCTGCCTTATGTACTTGCGGTCAATCGCCGTGTCGTCTCCCGCCTGGAAGCGGAGGGATTGGACGTGGTTTCAGTGGTCAGTTTCGAGCAGGAGTCGGATTTGGACATGGCGAGGGTGACGCCGGCGGCGATCATCGATGCCGGCATCGCCGCCGATCGGCCGAGTGCCGACGGCGTGTTTGTTTCATGCACGGCATTGCGCGCCGCCGAAGCCGCCGAGCAATTGGAGACGCGCATTGGCAAGGCAGTCATCACCAGCAACCAGGCGCTGGCTTGGCATCTGCTTCGCCTGACCGGCATCGCAACCTCTGTCGCCGGTTACGGCGCCCTACTTCGCAATCACTGA
- the eutB gene encoding hydroxyectoine utilization dehydratase EutB, protein MNVSNYGVGIEDIRAAQTALRGQIVRTPLVPASSLSTPAGRAVLLKLESLQPTGAFKLRGATNKLHALSDDGRTRGVVTMSTGNHGRGVAFAARAWGVRAVVCMSRLVPENKVAAIRDLGAEVRIVGDSQDEAENEVVRLVEHHGMTFVHPFDDPAVLAGQGTIGLELLEDLPAVDSVIVPLSGGGLIGGIALALKDLIPTVRIIGVSIARGAAMIESLKAGGPVNVREEASLADSLGGGIGLGNRFTFPIVRDLVDEVLTVEEHQIAEAMAHLYWRERLISEGGAAVGVAVLLHDLAQDLGHTVAVIISGNTVDMAAFTNIVRTRRPSSLETAGETAGP, encoded by the coding sequence CTGAACGTGTCGAACTACGGCGTAGGGATCGAGGACATTCGCGCGGCGCAAACGGCACTGCGTGGCCAGATCGTGCGGACGCCGCTGGTTCCCGCGTCGTCGTTGTCCACGCCTGCAGGGCGCGCCGTCCTTCTCAAACTGGAGTCGCTGCAGCCGACCGGGGCGTTCAAGCTGAGGGGCGCCACCAACAAGTTGCATGCCCTCAGCGACGACGGACGGACACGCGGCGTCGTCACGATGTCGACCGGCAATCATGGTCGGGGCGTCGCGTTTGCCGCGCGAGCATGGGGCGTGCGCGCCGTCGTCTGCATGTCGCGGCTGGTGCCGGAGAACAAGGTGGCCGCCATCCGCGACTTGGGTGCAGAGGTCCGCATCGTCGGCGACAGCCAGGACGAGGCGGAGAACGAGGTAGTGCGCCTTGTCGAACACCACGGCATGACCTTCGTCCACCCGTTCGACGACCCCGCCGTCCTCGCCGGCCAGGGCACGATCGGGCTGGAGTTGCTTGAAGACCTGCCGGCAGTCGACAGTGTCATCGTGCCGCTTTCCGGCGGCGGGCTAATTGGCGGCATCGCCCTCGCTCTCAAGGACTTGATCCCGACCGTGCGCATCATCGGTGTTTCCATAGCCCGCGGCGCGGCGATGATCGAAAGCCTCAAGGCCGGTGGCCCGGTCAACGTGCGCGAGGAGGCGTCTTTAGCCGACAGCCTCGGCGGCGGCATCGGACTTGGAAACCGCTTCACCTTTCCGATCGTCCGCGATCTGGTCGACGAGGTGCTGACCGTGGAGGAACACCAGATCGCCGAAGCGATGGCGCATCTCTACTGGCGGGAGCGGCTGATCAGCGAAGGCGGCGCGGCGGTCGGGGTTGCGGTGCTGCTCCACGACTTGGCCCAAGACCTCGGCCACACCGTGGCGGTCATCATCAGCGGCAACACCGTGGACATGGCGGCGTTCACCAACATTGTCCGGACGCGCCGTCCGTCCTCGCTGGAGACTGCGGGCGAGACAGCGGGACCATAG